From a single Xiphophorus maculatus strain JP 163 A chromosome 5, X_maculatus-5.0-male, whole genome shotgun sequence genomic region:
- the myh11 gene encoding myosin-11 isoform X2 gives MSSKAPTEDEKFLFVDKDFLNSPMAQADWAAKKLVWIPSERHGFEAASIKEEHGDEVLVELADNGKKATINKDDIQKMNPPKFSKVEDMAELTCLNEASVLHNIRERYFSGLIYTYSGLFCVVVNPYKMLPIYSEKIIDMYKGKKRHEVPPHIYSIADNAYRNMMQDREDQSILCTGESGAGKTENTKKVIQYLAVVASSHKGKKDSSAQQTGSQFAYGELEKQLLQANPILEAFGNAKTIKNDNSSRFGKFIRINFDVTGYIVGANIETYLLEKSRCIRQAKTERAFHIFYYMIAGAKDKMKEDLLLEPFSNYRFLSAGHVQISGQQDDELFEETMEAMNIMGFTEEERTDILKVCSTVMQLGNIEFKKERNQEQATMPDNTAAQKVCHLQGINVTDFTRAILTPRIKVGREVVQKAQTKEQADFAIEALAKAIFERLFRWILGRVNKTLDKTKRQGASFLGILDIAGFEIFEDNSFEQLCINYTNEKLQQLFNHTMFILEQEEYQREGIEWNFIDFGLDLQPCIELIERPNNPPGILALLDEECWFPKATDVSFVEKLMNTQGSHVKFAKPKQLKDKTEFSILHYAGKVDYNATAWLTKNMDPLNDNVTALLNNSSSLFVQDLWKDSDRVVGLDTIAKMTDSTMPSGSKTKKGMFRTVGQLYKESLAKLMTTLHNTQPNFVRCIIPNHEKRAGKLDAHLVLEQLRCNGVLEGIRICRQGFPNRIVFQEFRQRYEILAASAIPKGFMDGKQACCLMIKHLDLDPNLYRIGQSKIFFRTGVLAQLEEERDLKITVIIIAFQAQARGFLARKAFAKRQQQLTAMKVIQRNCAAYLKLRNWQWWRLFTKVKPLLQVTRQEEEMSLKEDELNRAKEVATKFESELKEITLKHTQIVEERNALQEQLQAETELYAEAEEMRVRLAAKKQELEEILHEMEARLDEEEERAQTLLLDKKKMQQQMQELEEHLEEEEDARQKLQLEKVTSEGKIKKLEDDILVMEDQNNKLLKERKLMEERIADFSANLAEEEEKSKNLTKLKNKHESMISDLEVRLKKEEKTRQELDKAKRKLEAESNDLQEQIADLQAQIADLKAQLAKKEEELQNALSRLEDETAQKNNALKKIRELEGHISDLQEDLDSERAARNKAEKIKRDLGEELEALKSELEDTLDTTATQQELRAKREQEVTLLKRAIDEENRTHEAQIQEMRQKHTQAVEELTEQLEQSKRVKSNLEKAKQALEKETSELTMEVRSLTQAKQDGEHKRKKLEGQVADLQSRFSDSEKQKAELGERCSKITVELESVTNLLNEAEGKNIKLSKDVTSLSSQLQDTQELLAEETRQKLQISTKLRQAEDDKNSLQEQLEEEIEAKRNVERHVSTLNIQLSDAKKKLEEMSGNIELLEEGKKRLQRDLEAANTQFEEKASAYDKLEKTKNRLQQELEDTLMDLDNQRQIVSNLEKKQKKFDQMLAEEKSISSKYADERDRAEAEAREKETKALSLARALEEAQDAREELERANKALRVEMEDLISSKDDVGKNVHELEKSKRGLEAQVEEMKTQLEELEDELQAAEDAKLRLEVNMQALKAQFERDLQGRDEMGEEKKRQLVKQVRELETELEDERKQKAQAAAAKKKLETDMKDLEGQIETANKGRDEAIKQLRKLQGQMKDYQRELDDARAAREEVLSTAKESEKKAKSLEAELMQLQEELAAAERGRKQAEAERDELSDELASNSSGKSALADEKRRLEAKITQLEEELEEEQGNMEILNDRLRKSTQQVEQLNNELQTERSTSQKNESARQQMERQNKELKAKLQEMENQVKSKFKSSISALEAKVAQLEEQLEQENRDKQASAKGMRQKDKKLKDMMMQLEDERKQSEQYKDQAEKANTRMKQLKRQLEESEEESQRATAARRKLQRELDEATEANDAMSREVSSLKNKLRGNPEPKE, from the exons ATGTCCAGCAAGGCCCCGACAGAGGACGAGAAGTTCCTTTTCGTCGATAAGGACTTCCTGAACAGCCCCATGGCTCAGGCCGACTGGGCGGCCAAGAAGCTGGTGTGGATCCCCTCGGAGAGGCACGGCTTCGAGGCGGCCAGCATCAAGGAGGAGCATGGCGACGAGGTGCTGGTGGAGCTGGCTGATAACGGCAAGAAGGCAACCATCAACAAGGACGACATCCAGAAGATGAACCCGCCCAAGTTCAGCAAGGTGGAGGACATGGCCGAGCTCACCTGCCTTAATGAAGCCTCTGTGTTGCACAATATACGTGAGAGGTACTTCTCTGGGCTCATTTAT acGTACTCTGGCCTGTTCTGTGTGGTGGTGAACCCGTATAAAATGCTGCCCATCTACTCCGAGAAGATCATCGACATGTACAAAGGGAAGAAACGGCATGAAGTCCCCCCTCATATCTATTCTATAGCTGACAATGCCTACAGAAACATGATGCAAG ATCGTGAGGACCAGTCCATTCTCTGCAC AGGAGAGTCTGGTGCCGGGAAAACGGAGAACACCAAGAAGGTCATCCAGTATCTGGCTGTTGTGGCCTCGTCTCACAAAGGCAAAAAGGACAGCAGCGCT CAACAAACAGGATCACAGTTTGCATAC GGCGAGCTGGAGAAGCAACTCCTGCAGGCCAATCCCATCCTTGAGGCCTTCGGAAACGCCAAGACCATCAAAAATGACAACTCCTCTCGATTT GGAAAATTCATCCGCATTAACTTTGATGTGACGGGCTACATTGTTGGAGCAAACATTGAGACTT ACCTGCTGGAAAAGTCCCGGTGCATCCGGCAGGCAAAGACAGAAagagcttttcacattttctactACATGATCGCTGGCgccaaagacaaaatgaaag AGGACCTTCTTCTGGAGCCCTTCAGTAATTACCGCTTCCTGAGTGCGGGCCATGTTCAGATTTCTGGACAGCAAGACGATGAACTGTTCGAGGAGACCATGGAGGCAATGAACATCATGGGCTTCACTGAGGAGGAAAGAACTG ATATATTGAAGGTTTGCTCCACCGTAATGCAGCTGGGAAACATTGAGTTCAAGAAAGAGAGGAATCAAGAGCAGGCCACCATGCCGGACAACACTG CGGCACAGAAGGTTTGCCACCTGCAGGGCATCAATGTGACGGACTTCACCAGAGCAATCCTCACCCCTCGTATCAAAGTGGGCAGAGAGGTGGTGCAGAAGGCACAAACCAAAGAGCAG GCTGATTTTGCTATCGAAGCTTTGGCTAAGGCCATTTTTGAGCGACTCTTCCGCTGGATCCTGGGCCGCGTCAACAAAACGTTGGACAAGACCAAACGTCAGGGAGCCTCCTTCCTGGGAATCCTTGATATTGCCGGCTTTGAGATTTTTGAA GACAACTCATTTGAGCAACTGTGCATCAACTACACCAAcgagaagctgcagcagctcttcaACCACACCATGTTCATCCTGGAGCAGGAGGAGTACCAGAGGGAGGGCATTGAGTGGAACTTTATCGACTTTGGACTTGACCTACAGCCCTGCATCGAGCTCATTGAGAGGCCG AACAATCCTCCAGGCATCTTGGCCCTGCTGGATGAAGAGTGCTGGTTCCCAAAAGCCACAGATGTCTCTTTTGTGGAGAAACTCATGAACACTCAAGGAAGCCATGTGAAGTTTGCCAAACCAAAGCAGCTCAAAGACAAAACGGAGTTCTCCATTCTTCACTATGCTGGAAAG gtaGATTATAATGCCACAGCCTGGCTGACAAAGAACATGGACCCACTAAATGACAACGTCACAGCACTGCTCAACAACTCCTCCAGCCTATTTGTGCAGGACCTCTGGAAAGATT CGGACCGGGTGGTTGGTCTGGACACGATAGCCAAGATGACGGACAGCACCATGCCAAGCGGATCAAAAACCAAGAAGGGAATGTTTCGTACTGTGGGACAACTCTACAAGGAGTCTCTGGCAAAACTCATGACAACACTACACAACACTCAGCCCAACTTCGTCAGATGCATCATCCCAAACCACGAGAAGAGG GCAGGAAAGCTGGATGCACACCTGGTGCTCGAGCAGCTGAGGTGTAACGGTGTGTTGGAGGGAATCCGAATCTGTCGGCAAGGTTTTCCAAATCGAATTGTTTTCCAGGAGTTCCGTCAAAG ATATGAAATCTTGGCTGCAAGTGCTATTCCAAAAGGCTTCATGGATGGCAAACAAGCCTGCTGCCTCATG ATCAAGCATCTTGACTTGGACCCCAACCTGTACAGGATTGGACAGAGTAAGATCTTCTTCCGAACTGGAGTGCTTGCCCAgttggaggaggagagagatcTGAAGATCACCGTGATCATCATTGCTTTCCAGGCTCAGGCGAGAGGCTTCCTGGCTAGAAA GGCATTTGCcaagaggcagcagcagctgacgGCCATGAAAGTGATCCAAAGGAATTGTGCCGCTTACCTTAAACTCAGGAACTGGCAGTGGTGGAGACTCTTCACAAAG GTCAAGCCTCTGCTGCAAGTGACCCGGCAAGAGGAGGAGATGAGTCTAAAGGAGGATGAGCTGAACAGAGCCAAAGAGGTGGCAACCAAGTTTGAATCAGAGCTAAAAGAAATCACCCTGAAACACACTCAG ATTGTAGAGGAGCGGAACGCCCTGCAGGAGCAGCTCCAGGCTGAGACCGAGCTGTACGCAGAGGCAGAGGAGATGAGGGTCCGCCTGGCAGCGAAGAAGCAGGAGTTGGAGGAGATCCTCCATGAGATGGAGGCCAGACTGGATGAAGAGGAAGAACGTGCTCAGACACTGCTGCTGGACAAGAAGAAGATGCAGCAGCAGATGCAG GAACTGGAGGAGCATttggaagaagaagaggatgcCCGTcaaaagctgcagctggagaaaGTGACGTCTGAAGGAAAGATAAAAAAGCTGGAGGATGACATCCTGGttatggaggaccaaaacaacaaactgctgAAG GAGCGCAAGCTGATGGAGGAAAGAATTGCTGATTTCAGTGCCAATctggcagaggaagaggagaaatcCAAAAACCTCACAAAGCTCAAAAACAAACACGAGTCCATGATCTCGGATTTGGAAG TCCGcttgaagaaagaagaaaaaactcgGCAGGAGCTGGATAAGGCAAAGCGAAAGTTGGAGGCAGAGTCCAATGACTTACAAGAGCAAATAGCCGACCTGCAGGCCCAGATCGCTGACCTTAAGGCTCAGCTGGCCAAGAAGGAGGAAGAATTACAGAACGCATTGTCCAG GTTAGAAGATGAGACGGCCCAGAAAAACAACGCTCTGAAGAAGATCAGGGAGCTGGAGGGTCACATCTCCGACCTGCAGGAGGATCTCGACTCTGAGCGAGCGGCCAGGAACAAGGCGGAGAAGATCAAGCGCGACCTCGGCGAGGAGCTGGAGGCGCTCAAATCAGAGCTAGAAGACACTCTGGACACAACTGCTACTCAGCAAGAGTTGAG AGCCAAACGAGAACAAGAGGTGACCCTGCTGAAGAGAGCCATTGACGAGGAGAACCGCACACACGAGGCCCAAATACAGGAAATGCGACAGAAACACACCCAAGCTGTGGAGGAGCTGACTGAGCAGCTGGAACAGTCCAAACGA GTGAAGTCCAATCTGGAGAAGGCTAAACAAGCTCTGGAGAAGGAAACCTCTGAGTTAACCATGGAGGTGCGCTCACTGACTCAGGCCAAACAGGACGGGGAGCACAAGAGGAAGAAGCTGGAGGGTCAGGTGGCAGATCTGCAGTCGCGCTTCTCCGACAGCGAGAAGCAGAAGGCTGAACTGGGAGAGCGCTGCTCTAAGATCAct GTTGAACTGGAGAGTGTTACAAACTTACTGAATGAAGCAGAGGGCAAGAACATCAAACTGAGCAAAGATGTGACCAGCCTTTCTTCCCAGCTCCAAGACACGCAG GAGCTGCTGGCTGAGGAGACGCGTCAGAAACTGCAGATCTCTACAAAGTTGCGTCAAGCAGAAGACGACAAGAACAGCCtgcaggagcagctggaggaggagataGAGGCCAAGAGGAACGTGGAGCGACACGTTTCCACCCTCAACATCCAG ttatcAGATGCGAAGAAGAAGCTGGAAGAGATGTCTGGTAACATAGAGCTTCTGGAGGAAGGGAAAAAGCGACTGCAAAGAGACCTGGAGGCGGCCAACACTCAATTCGAAGAGAAGGCCTCTGCGTACGATAAGCTGGAGAAAACCAAGAACCGCCTGCAGCAGGAACTGGAGGACACATTGATGGACCTGGACAACCAGAGACAAATTGTGTCCAACCtggagaagaagcagaagaagttTGACCAG ATGCTGGCTGAGGAGAAGAGCATCTCCAGTAAATACGCAGATGAGAGGGATCGTGCAGAAGCCGAGGCCAGAGAAAAGGAAACCAAGGCTCTGTCGCTGGCGAGGGCCCTGGAGGAGGCCCAGGATGCCAGAGAGGAGCTGGAGCGGGCCAACAAGGCCCTGAGGGTGGAGATGGAAGACCTGATCAGTTCCAAGGATGATGTGGGAAAAAAT GTTCACGAGCTGGAGAAGTCCAAACGAGGCCTGGAGGCCCAGGTGGAGGAGATGAAGACccagctggaggagctggaggatgAGCTGCAGGCAGCCGAAGACGCCAAGCTGCGTCTGGAGGTCAACATGCAGGCGCTAAAGGCCCAGTTCGAACGAGACCTTCAGGGACGGGACGAGAtgggagaggagaagaagaggcaACTGGTCAAACAG GTCCGCGAGTTGGAGACCGAGCTGGAAGATGAACGTAAACAGAAGGCCCAGGCCGCAGCAGCCAAGAAGAAGCTGGAGACGGACATGAAGGATTTGGAGGGACAGATCGAGACGGCCAATAAGGGACGAGACGAGGCCATCAAGCAGCTCCGCAAGCTCCAG GGTCAGATGAAGGACTACCAGAGGGAGCTGGACGACGCTCGTGCTGCGAGGGAGGAGGTTCTGTCCACAGCAAAGGAGAGCGAGAAGAAGGCCAAGAGTCTGGAGGCTGAACTCATGCAATTGCAGGAG GAACTGGCTGCAGCCGAAAGAGGCCGGAAGCAGGCAGAGGCCGAGAGAGACGAACTTTCTGATGAGCTGGCAAGCAACTCTTCTGGAAA ATCCGCACTGGCAGATGAGAAACGTCGACTTGAAGCCAAGATAACCCAgttggaggaggagctggaggaggagcagggCAACATGGAAATCCTCAACGATAGACTGAGGAAGAGCACACAGCAG GTGGAGCAGCTGAACAACGAGCTGCAGACGGAGCGCAGCACCTCCCAGAAGAACGAGAGCGCTCGGCAGCAGATGGAGCGCCAAAACAAGGAGCTGAAAGCCAAGTTGCAGGAGATGGAGAACCAGGTCAAGTCCAAGTTCAAGTCCTCCATCTCTGCCCTGGAGGCCAAGGTGGCAcagctggaggagcagctggagcaggagaacAG AGATAAGCAGGCGTCTGCCAAGGGCATGCGCCAGAAGGACAAGAAGCTCAAAGACATGATGATGCAGCTTGAAGATGAAAGGAAACAATCAGAGCAATACAAGGATCAG GCAGAGAAGGCAAATACTCGCATGAAGCAGCTGAAGAGGCAGTTGGAGGAGTCTGAGGAAGAGTCTCAGCGCGCTACAGCGGCCCGCAGGAAGCTGCAGCGAGAGCTGGATGAAGCCACTGAGGCCAATGACGCCATGAGCCGCGAGGTCAGCTCCCTCAAGAACAAACTCAG AGGCAACCCTGAGCCTAAGGAGTGA